One window from the genome of Cinclus cinclus unplaced genomic scaffold, bCinCin1.1 SCAFFOLD_32, whole genome shotgun sequence encodes:
- the LOC134057291 gene encoding LOW QUALITY PROTEIN: serine/threonine-protein kinase pim-1-like (The sequence of the model RefSeq protein was modified relative to this genomic sequence to represent the inferred CDS: substituted 1 base at 1 genomic stop codon): SRHGLTSTRLWLYWRWCCWMDISAWSGIASLWLRLSRHRPRTRPRPQHGPRPQPRPLALAPRCALATVLVLVLAPPGPVEHTHGTAAPAACVAVSQARAPPLGSAVAGPEPLLSRSKERTPGAARPGAAEGCSGLMSGPGPSADSRVSLAGEAQHSTKERYQLGLLLGCGSFGSVWAVTRLSDSAPVAIKRVPXNHVQHWGKLPDGTSAPLEIVLLDKVSTGFPGVLQLLEWLEFPNDILMVLEHPEWCQDLRHFIWSQGFLSEEVAQELFSQVLEAVQHCTSCGVLHRDIKPENILLDLATGQAKLIDFGCGTYLQDTAYTHFTGTPSYSPPEWTHFGWYYGKPATLWSLGILLHQMVCGEHPFRRGQNISWNHQLSLPQQVSQEGQDLIRWCLSMLHMERPSSEDLFCDPWMQQIHLP; the protein is encoded by the exons tcccgGCACGGTCTCACCTCCACCCGGCTCTGGCTGTACTGGcggtggtgctgctggatggaCATCAGTGCGTGGAGCGGCATCGCCTCCCTTTGGCTCCGCCTGTCCCGACACCGGCCCCGGACCCGGCCCCGGCCCCAACATGGGCCCCGACCCCAACCCCGgcccctggccctggccccaAGGTGTGCCCTGGCCACGGTCCTGGTCTTGGTCCTGGCTCCTCCCGGGCCCGTGGAGCACACACACGGCacggctgctcctgctgcctgtgttgcGGTTTCCCAGGCCCGAGCTCcaccgctcggcagcgcggtCGCTGGCCCTGAGCCTCTGCTGTCCCGTTCCAAAGAGCGAACACCTggggctgcccggcccggggcggctgaggggtgctcagggctcatgtctggccccgggccgagcgctgacagcCGCGTCTCGCTGGCAGGGGAGGCGCAGCACAGCACGAAGGAGCGGTACCAGCTCGGTTTGCTGCTGGGGTGTGGAAGCTTTGGCAGCGTTTGGGCGGTGACTCGGCTCTCGGACAGTGCCCCA gtggccatcaaaaggGTGCCATGAAACCATGTCCAGCACTGGGGcaagctg cccgaTGGCACCAGTGCACCACTGGAgatcgtgctgctggacaaggtgtccacagGCTTCCCTGGagttctccagctgctggagtggcttgAGTTCCCCAATGACATCCTGATGGTGCTGGAGCACCCGGAGTGGTGTCAGGACCTCCGTCATTTCATTTGGTCACAGGGGTTCCTGTCAgaggaggtggcacaggagctgttcagccaggtgctggaggccgtgcagcactgcaccagctgTGGGGTCCTGCACAGGGACATCAAACCGGAGAACATCCTGCTTGACCTGGCCACCGGGCAGGCAAAattgattgactttggctgtggcacctacctgcaggacacagcctacACTCACTTTACAG gaaCACcgtcctacagccccccagaatGGACCCACTTTGGCTGGTACTATGGCAAGCCAGCTAccctctggtccctgggcatcctgctgcacCAGATGGTCTGTGGGGAGCACCCTTTCAGGAGAGGCCAGAACATCAGCTGGAACCATCAGCTCTCGCTGCCACAACAggtctctcaag AGGGCCAAGATCTGATCAGATGGTGCTTATCCATGCTCCACATGGAAAGGCCCTCGTCAGAAGACCTGTTTTGTgacccttggatgcagcaaattcacctgccatag